CTAGAAGAGAAGCTAGTGATGCCTTTATCCAGATTAAAGGCTCAGATACAGAGGTTAATCTTGTTCAGAGGTTGGCAGAAGAATTTATGAAGGATCATCAAATTTATATTGCAATTACAGGAGGAGGGTCTGGAACAGGAATTGCTTCCCTAATTAACAAGCAAACAGATATAGCGAATTCCTCTCGTGCTATGAAGGATGAAGAGATAAAGTTGGCAAAAGATAATGGGGTTGATCCAGTAGCCATTGTTTTTGCCTTAGATGGATTGGCTCTGATTGTGCATGAAAGTCTTCCTGTAGAATCTTTAACACTTGATGAGATAAGTCAGATTTATAGGGGAGAAGTTACTAATTGGAAGGAAGTAGGTGGTCCTGATCTTGGAATTTCAATGTATGGTAGGCAAAGCAATTCAGGAACATATATCTATTTAAGGGATAATGTAATTAAGGGAGATTATTCTCCTAAGGTTAGAAGTATGAATGGAACTGCACAGATTGTAGAAGCAGTTAGAAAGGATAAGGCAGGAATTGGGTATGTGGGCATTGGTTATATAATAGATGATAAAGGCAATACATTATCTGGAATAAAATCTTTAGAAATAGCAAAAGATATAAATTCTCCTTTTGTTTCTCCTTTAGATCCTGAGAATGTGAAATCTGGACTTTATCCTATTGTAAGACCCCTATATCAATATACAGATGGTAAACCCAAGGGCAACATACTAAATCTCATACTTTTTGAATTAAGTGATAGGGGACAGGATTTAGTTATGAAGGAAGGTTACTATCCTGTAACATCTGAATATATGGAAATTAATGAAAGCTTAGGAATTTTCGAATAACTTAATTATTTTAAAATATAATTTTTTACTAAAAAATTTTTTATGTTCTTTTTTCAAACAGGACTGTAAAATTAGTTTGTTAATAGTATATATTGAATATGAAATTCAATTTATCTACTTAATTTCGAAATAAAAATATTGAAATTAATTTAATACATGAAATTATATTTATTTGTATAATATGAAAAATAAAATTATAAAAGCAATGAACTTGAAAAGGATTAAAGAGAAAGCAATATATTATTTCTTTTTTCTAACAGGAATTTTAGCGGTTATTATTCTTTTAGGTATCTTTTTAATGCTTCTTTTAAATGGATTACAAACATTCAGAGATGTTAGATTTTCTGATTTTTTCTTTGGAACTGTCTGGAACCCTTCTGCTTACGGAGAATCTTCTTATGGAATTCTCTCCATGATTGTGAGCACTTTTATGGTTACTTTAGGTGCTATGATAATTGCAGTGCCACTTGGTATTGGTGCTGCTGCTTATATTGCTGAAATTGCAAGTCAAAGGACAAGGGACATTTTAAAGACAATTATGGGAATTTTAGCAGGGATTCCATCAGTTGTTATTGGTTTCATAGGAATTGTTTTAGTTGGACCTTTTATAGCCAGGGTTTTTGGATTGTCATCCGGTTTAAATGCTCTAAATGGTTCTATTCTTTTAGCAGTTATGTCCTTACCCACTATTATTAGCGTTTCAGAGGATGCAATAAGAGAAGTTCCAAAGGAATATAAGGAGGCGTCTTATGCACTTGGAGCAAATAGATGGATGACTTTAATTAAAGTTACGATTCCAGCTGCTTATTCAGGAATTATAGTATCCATTATGTTAGGAATTGGTAGAGCAATTGGAGAAACTATGACAGTTTTAATGGCTACTGGAAATGCTTCAGCAATGCCACATAGTTTTTTTGATTCTGTAAGAACAATAACAGCTACAATAGCTATTGAAATGGGGGAGGTTCCTTATGGTACAACCCATTATTATGCATTATTTGCTGTTGGTGCAACTCTTTTTCTAATAAGTTTAGGAGTTAATCTAATTGCAGAGATAGTGACTTCTAAATATCGAGGTGCTAAAGTATGAAACTAAAGAGATTAAGAGGGATAATAGGATTTAGTTTACTCAGACTCTCTGCTCTTGTCGTTGTATTAATATTAAGTATTATTGTATTTGATATTGCCATAAAAGGATTTAGAGCTATTAGTTTGACCTTCTTGTTTGATTTTCCTAAAGAAGGAATGACTAAAGGAGGAATATTTCCAGCAATTATTGGAACAATATTCGTAACAGTTATAACTACACTATTTTCAATTCCACTTGGTATTTCAGCAGCAATATATTTGAGTGAATATGCAGTAGAGGGAAGACTTACTCGTCTTGTTAGTGCTGCAATTAGAAATTTAGCTGGTATTCCTTCAATTGTTTACGGTTTATTTGGTGTAGTAATATTTGTGCAAGGATTAAATTTTGGGACATCAGTATTATCCTCAGGACTTACTTTAGGATTATTAACATTGCCTTGGATTATTGCTACTTCTGAAGAGGCTCTTAAAATTGTACCACAATCATATAGGGAAGGATCTTTAGCTTTAGGTGCGACAAAGTGGCAGACTATTCGTTCAAATGTTTTACCATATGCATTTCCTGGGATATTGACAGGCAGTATCTTAGGACTTTCAAGAGCAATAGGGGAGACCGCTCCAATTCTTTTTACTGGTGTTGCTTTCTTCCTGCCTTGGTTACCTAGTTCAGTTTTTGATCAGTTTATGGCTCTTCCTTATCATATATATATTTTATCCACACAGCATCATGCTATTGAACAGGTTAGACCCTTGGCTTATGGCACAACTTTAGTATTAATAGCAATAGTATTTTTGTTAAACTTAGCCGCCATTATCATAAGATATCGACTTGGAAGAAAATATAAAATATAACTTAATTTTAATATAGGATAACTCTAAAACTAAGGCTTTGAGTTAAAATAAAACTTAGGAAAAATCTGAATTTTGTCATTCTGAGGAGTGAAGCGACGAAGAATCTCTCTCAGAGGTAAATATAGAAATAACTTATTTAGAGTTTTATAAATAAGAATATGCAAAAGATAATACTGCATAGAGTAAAAGTATATAAAAGTATAAAAAAATTGTAGTTTTATGGAGGTTTTAAACTATATGGATAAGATTGTGATGAAGGACTTGAGTTTATTCTATGGTGAGAATAAGGTCATTGATAAGATAAATCTGTATATTCCAGAAAATAAGATTACTGCAATCATTGGTCCATCAGGTTGTGGAAAGACCAGTTTATTAAGATCTATAAACAGACTAAACGATCTTATCCCAAATGCAAGAGTCAAAGGACAAATACTTTTTAATGAAAAAGATATAAATGCAGATGATGCTGATGTTGTAGCGATTAGAAGAAAAATAGGGATGATTTTCCAGAAACCAAATCCTTTCCCAAAATCAATATTTGAAAATGTTGCTTTTGGACTTAAAATTGATGGTATCAAAAACAAAAGAGAGATTACTGAGATAGTGGAAAAAAGTCTGAGAGACAGTGGTCTTTGGGGGGAGGTTAAATTTCAACTTAATAGTTCTGCTTTGGAACTTTCTGGAGGGCAACAACAGAGATTATGCATTGCCAGAACTCTTGCTATTCAACCGGAAGTTATTTTAATGGATGAACCCTGTTCTGCTTTAGATCCCACAAGTATGTTAAAGATAGAAGAATTAATGAAGGAACTAAAAGAGCAATATACTATTATATTAGTTACTCATAATATGCAACAAGCATCAAGAGTTTCAGATTTTACTGGATTTCTATATATGGGTAAAATTATTGAGTTTGGAGATACAAATCAAATATTTACTAGACCCAAAGAGAAACTTACAGATGATTATATTAGTGGTCGTTTTGCATAAAACAAGGAGGCAATAACTATGGTAAGAGAGGTTTTTCAAGAAAAATTAAAAGAACTTGAAAAGGAAATTATTGAAATGGGAGAGATGGTAATTACTGCTATAAACCGTTCTATTGAAGCACTAAAGTCTCGTGATCTGGACAAAGCTAAAAATATAATAAACGATGATCTTCTCATAAATAAGAGAAGATGGGATATTGAAGAAAAGTGCATCAATCTAATATCCACTCAACAACCTGTAGCTACTGACTTAAGGACATTAATCACAATTTTAAATATCATTACGGAATTAGAACGTATGGGTGATCATGCTGAAGGAATTGCAAGAGTTGTTATTATGTATGGTGATAAACCATTGATAAAACCTTTAATTGATATTCCGAGAATGGCTGAAAAAGTTAATAGTATGATTAAAAGAAGTCTTGAAGCATTAATAAAAAGAGATGAAAATACTGCAAGAGAGATATGTAGTGAAGATGATATAATTGATAATCTTCATGAACAGGTTTATCGTGAACTTATAACCTTTATGCTTGAAGATCCAAAAAAAATCACTGGTTCTACATATCTAATATGGGTTTCTCGTCATTTGGAAAGAATTGCTGACCGTGTTACTAATATTTGTGAGCGCATAATTTATCTTGTCACAGGTGTTATGGAAGAAATAGAAGTCTCAAGATATTAGGGATAAGGTCTTGCAATATAACATTTCTTTGAATCAATTTTAAGAGTTATATTAGAATGTCAAGTTTTGTAATATTACATTC
The window above is part of the Actinomycetota bacterium genome. Proteins encoded here:
- the phoU gene encoding phosphate signaling complex protein PhoU, whose product is MVREVFQEKLKELEKEIIEMGEMVITAINRSIEALKSRDLDKAKNIINDDLLINKRRWDIEEKCINLISTQQPVATDLRTLITILNIITELERMGDHAEGIARVVIMYGDKPLIKPLIDIPRMAEKVNSMIKRSLEALIKRDENTAREICSEDDIIDNLHEQVYRELITFMLEDPKKITGSTYLIWVSRHLERIADRVTNICERIIYLVTGVMEEIEVSRY
- a CDS encoding phosphate ABC transporter substrate-binding protein, with the translated sequence MLAGCARREASDAFIQIKGSDTEVNLVQRLAEEFMKDHQIYIAITGGGSGTGIASLINKQTDIANSSRAMKDEEIKLAKDNGVDPVAIVFALDGLALIVHESLPVESLTLDEISQIYRGEVTNWKEVGGPDLGISMYGRQSNSGTYIYLRDNVIKGDYSPKVRSMNGTAQIVEAVRKDKAGIGYVGIGYIIDDKGNTLSGIKSLEIAKDINSPFVSPLDPENVKSGLYPIVRPLYQYTDGKPKGNILNLILFELSDRGQDLVMKEGYYPVTSEYMEINESLGIFE
- the pstC gene encoding phosphate ABC transporter permease subunit PstC, whose translation is MNLKRIKEKAIYYFFFLTGILAVIILLGIFLMLLLNGLQTFRDVRFSDFFFGTVWNPSAYGESSYGILSMIVSTFMVTLGAMIIAVPLGIGAAAYIAEIASQRTRDILKTIMGILAGIPSVVIGFIGIVLVGPFIARVFGLSSGLNALNGSILLAVMSLPTIISVSEDAIREVPKEYKEASYALGANRWMTLIKVTIPAAYSGIIVSIMLGIGRAIGETMTVLMATGNASAMPHSFFDSVRTITATIAIEMGEVPYGTTHYYALFAVGATLFLISLGVNLIAEIVTSKYRGAKV
- the pstA gene encoding phosphate ABC transporter permease PstA codes for the protein MKLKRLRGIIGFSLLRLSALVVVLILSIIVFDIAIKGFRAISLTFLFDFPKEGMTKGGIFPAIIGTIFVTVITTLFSIPLGISAAIYLSEYAVEGRLTRLVSAAIRNLAGIPSIVYGLFGVVIFVQGLNFGTSVLSSGLTLGLLTLPWIIATSEEALKIVPQSYREGSLALGATKWQTIRSNVLPYAFPGILTGSILGLSRAIGETAPILFTGVAFFLPWLPSSVFDQFMALPYHIYILSTQHHAIEQVRPLAYGTTLVLIAIVFLLNLAAIIIRYRLGRKYKI
- the pstB gene encoding phosphate ABC transporter ATP-binding protein translates to MDKIVMKDLSLFYGENKVIDKINLYIPENKITAIIGPSGCGKTSLLRSINRLNDLIPNARVKGQILFNEKDINADDADVVAIRRKIGMIFQKPNPFPKSIFENVAFGLKIDGIKNKREITEIVEKSLRDSGLWGEVKFQLNSSALELSGGQQQRLCIARTLAIQPEVILMDEPCSALDPTSMLKIEELMKELKEQYTIILVTHNMQQASRVSDFTGFLYMGKIIEFGDTNQIFTRPKEKLTDDYISGRFA